The Halanaerobiales bacterium genome contains the following window.
TCTTTTTATATAATTATTAATTCCACTTTCAATATATTTTTCTTTGATTTTACCTACTGCAATTATATTTATACTCATAAATCTCACCTCTTTTTTTATTACGAGTCAAATTTCATAGACTCTAGTAGGTTTATCCTGATAAGTAAAATCAAGATTATAGTCATCTCCTTCTTTTAGATCATTAGCACGCAAACTATTTTTCACGGTAATATATGCTACCTCAGGATTATTATTGTCTTCACTCAAATGAGCTAAAAGAATCTGGGGTTCATTTTCACCAATTATTTTTGGCAGTAGTGCAGCAGTATCATCATTTGATAAATGCCCTTCATCCCCTTTTATTCTATGTTTTACATTCCAGGGATAATCACCAGTCATTAACATATCAAGATCATGGTTAGCTTCAATTACTAAAAAATCTAATTCTTTTAATTCATTTACTATTTTTTCATCAAAATACCCCATATCAGTTGCTATACCTATCTTTTTCTTGTTACAATATAATATATAAGCAAAAGGTGAAGCTGCATCATGTGATATTGAAAAGGGATGAACAGCTATATCACCAAGCATAAAGTCATTTTTTATTATTTCACAGTTCTTTTTATTGATTTTTCCAATACATTTATAACTATTATTCCAGGTTGGATCATTAGCATATATAGGTATATTATATCTTCTAGAAAAAATACCGGCACCTGAAACATGATCTCGATGCTCATGAGTTATTATAATTGCATCAATTTCATCTGGGGAAACATCAATTTCGTTTAAACGTTTTTCCATCTCTTTACCACTCAAACCTACATCAACTAAAATATTCATTTTTCCATCAGAAACATAAATAGAATTTCCCGAACTACCACTTGCTAAAACAGATATTTTACAGTCCATTATTGTATCACCTCAAAATATATTGCAGGATTTTTAGACATTAAGTCGAAATTATTATATAATTAAATTCAATTGTATAAGTTAGGAGGTAAAAAATGAAAAAAGTACTTGTTATAGATGATTCTGCTTTTATGCGTAGATTATTTACCAAAACTATAAATAATGACCCTGAACTCGAAGTTATAGATACTGCCAGAAATGGTAAAAAAGGCTTAGAAAAAATAAAAAAATTAAATCCTGATGTTATTACTTTAGATGTAGAAATGCCTGTCAAAAACGGTCTCGAAACTTTAGAAGAAATAGTTAAAATGGATGATCCAGTCCAGGTAATTATGGTAAGTGCAGTTGATAACCGCGAAACAGTATTAACTGCTCTTGATTTAGGAGCTTTTGATTTTATACCAAAGCCATCTGGTTCAATTTCACTTAATATAGATGATATAAAAGAAAGTTTAGTTCAAAAATTAAAAACTGCTGCTAATTATAAGGGTTCAAAAGTCAAAGATAAAGATGATTTTAAAAAACCTGAACCTGTTACTTATAAAAAACCAAAAAGAAAAATCAAAAAAACAAAAGGTGATTTCCCAATAATTGCTGTTGGAAGTTCTTCAGGAGGTCCAAAAGCTCTTAAAAAATTCATTACTGCTTTTCCAAATGATTTTCCTGGAGCTATTATTATAGTTCAACATATGCCTGCTGGCTTTACTAAATCATTAGCAGACAGATTAGATCAAGAATCAAATTTGAATGTCAAAGAAGCTGAAGAAAATGACAGCCTAAAGCCAGGATTAACCTTAATCGCTCCAGGTGGTAAACATTTAGAATTTGACCAAAAAGGAAAAATAACTCTCAATAAAAAAGATACAAAATGGGGGGTAAGGCCCTGTGTTGATTATATGATGGAAACCTTAGCTCCTATTTATAAAGAAAATATAATTGGAGTTATTTTAACAGGTATGGGACATGATGGTGCTGAAGGCATGGAAGAAATAAAAAAGTACAATGGATATGGCATAGTTGAAGATAAAAGTACAGCTTTAGTATATGGTATGCCATCTTCCACTATAAAAAAGGGAGCATATGATGATATTCTCCCTCTAAATGAAATACCGGCTCAAATTACTGATATTATAGAAAGGAGATTTTAATAATGGATTTTAATGAATTCAAAGACAGCGCAAGTGATATTTTAAATATAAATTTATCTGGTTATAAAATCAAAAGAGTAAAAAGACGTACAAATAGCCTTATGAGGCGTCATGATGTAGACGACTATCAGGAATGTCTAAATTTATTAAAAAATGATCCAGAATTCAAGGCAGCTTATTTAAATCACTTTACAATAAATACTTCAGAATTCTTCCGCAATCCAGACACTTTTGAATATCTTAAAAATGAAATAATACCTAAATTATTAAATAAAGAAAATAAAATTAACATCTGGAGTGCTCCCTGTTCAAATGGTTCAGAACCTTACACAATATCTATTATAATGCATGAATTAGGAATAGACAAATCCAGATATAATATTTTAGCAAGTGATTTAGATAAAAAAATCATTAAGACAGCTAAAAATGGACTCTATGGAAATAGTTCTTTAAAAAATGTTCCTGATAATCTCTTAAATAAATATTTCAAAAAACTGCCAGGAAAAAATAAATATCAACTAAATAGAAAAATAATGTCTGATGTTGATTTTGAAAAAAAAGATTTAATAAATGACAGATTTCAAAAAAATTGGCATTTAATTTTAAGTCGTAATTTCTTTATTTATTTAACAAAAGAAATCAAAAAGCAGTTAACTGAAAAATTTATTTCTGTTTTAAAAGATGGTGGTTATTTCTTTTTAGGAAATACAGAATTCCTTTTTAATCCTGGCAGATATGGTCTTAATAAAGAATATCTATCATTTTATCGCAAAGAAGATTAATCTTGTTGATCTTCTGACAGCTGTTCTTGATTTTCTTCTTCATTCCAGCTCAAATGATAGATAAGACTAACAATTCCAACAGCCAAATCTTCATTTCTTACTACAACATCATCAGGTACATAAAGTCTGGTAGGGGCAAAATTCCATATTGCCTTAATTCCTGCCTCTACCAATTCATTGGCTACAGTCTGGGCAGCTTCAGAAGGAACTGTAATAATTCCTAATTTCACATCTTCATTTTCTACTATTTTTTCAAGTTCCTGAGTACTTTGAACTGTAATATCACCTATTTTGTTTCCTATTTTATCTAAATCCAGATCAAGAACATGAGTAATATTCATTCCTATTTTATTAAACCCACCATAATTAACCAGAGCTCTTCCTAAATTACCTGCTCCCATTAAAACAGCTGACCAACATTTATCAACTCCTAATATTTTACCAACTGATTTTTTTAGATCATGAACATTATAACCTACTCCTCTTCTGCCAAATTCTCCATAATAAGATAAATCTTTTCTTACCTGAGTAGATGGAATATCCAGTCTACCGCCAAGTTCTTTAGAAGAAACGACATCTTCATTTTCAAATTTAGCTAACTTATCAAGACACCTATAATAGAGTGGTAAACGCTCAATTGTTGCCTTGGGAATTGAATCACGACTTTTCATAGAATCACCCTTTCCATTTAATTTATACTTGTTATTATTTTATCATAAAAACCTTTCTGAACAAAATAGAAAAAACCGATTAACAAAAATTAACCGGTTTTTCTATAAAATCTTTTTTAACTTATATCACTACCACTTTCTATATCTTTATCTATAGTAAGTAAACTCATATCTCCATTATTATTTGAAGCAGCTAAAAGCATACCATTAGATTCATATCCAAAAATTTTTGCAGGTTCTAAATTAGCTACAATTACAATTTTTTTACCTATTAATTCATCTACTTCATAGTAATTTTTGATACCGGCAACAACCTGTCTTTTTTCATCCCCAAGTTCAAGCTGTAATTTTACCAGTTTATTACTATCTTCAATTTCTTCTGCTTCCAACACTTTTGCTACCTTCAAATTTACATCCTGAAAATCAGAAAAGGAAACTAGATTTTTTTCAATTTCTTCTTTTTTATCTTCAGTTTTTTCTTCTACCATATCATTTTCAACTCCTTCAAAATATTCTTCCATATCTATTCTGGGAAAAATTGGATCTCCTTTTTTAACTTTATTGCCTGACTCTAATTTACCCCATTCTTTTAAATCATTCCAGGCTATTTCTTCTATATTTTTCTCATAACCAATTTGTTTTAAAATTTCAGCAGGTGTTTCTTTCATAAACGGTTTTAAGGCTCCACCAATGATCCTTAATGCCTCCAATAAATTATATAATACTGTTGCCAGTCTTTCTTTTTTGTCATCTTCTCTAGCTAAAATCCAGGGTGTAGTTTGATCTATATACTTATTAGTTCTCCTTACAAAATTCCAGAGTTCTTCTAGAGCAACAGTAAACTTAAGATCATTCATTTTTTCTTCTACAATATCTATAGTTTTAAAAGCAGTTTCTTTGAGATTCTGATCTACTTCTGTTGCAGTTGATTTTACAGGCTCAGGAATTTCACTATCAAAATATTGCTCTACCATACTTACTGTTCGATTCAGTAAATTTCCAAGATCATTTGCCAGATCAGAATTAATTCTGGTTATTAAAGCTTCTGTAGAATAAGTACCATCTGTACCAAAAGAAATTTCTCTCATCAGATAATACCTAATAGCATCTCTCCCAAAATCATCAATTAATCTTATTGGATCAACTACATTGCCCACTGATTTTGACATTTTACCTGTTTTAGTTAATAACCAGCCATGCCCAA
Protein-coding sequences here:
- a CDS encoding MBL fold metallo-hydrolase — translated: MDCKISVLASGSSGNSIYVSDGKMNILVDVGLSGKEMEKRLNEIDVSPDEIDAIIITHEHRDHVSGAGIFSRRYNIPIYANDPTWNNSYKCIGKINKKNCEIIKNDFMLGDIAVHPFSISHDAASPFAYILYCNKKKIGIATDMGYFDEKIVNELKELDFLVIEANHDLDMLMTGDYPWNVKHRIKGDEGHLSNDDTAALLPKIIGENEPQILLAHLSEDNNNPEVAYITVKNSLRANDLKEGDDYNLDFTYQDKPTRVYEI
- a CDS encoding protein-glutamate O-methyltransferase CheR, with the protein product MDFNEFKDSASDILNINLSGYKIKRVKRRTNSLMRRHDVDDYQECLNLLKNDPEFKAAYLNHFTINTSEFFRNPDTFEYLKNEIIPKLLNKENKINIWSAPCSNGSEPYTISIIMHELGIDKSRYNILASDLDKKIIKTAKNGLYGNSSLKNVPDNLLNKYFKKLPGKNKYQLNRKIMSDVDFEKKDLINDRFQKNWHLILSRNFFIYLTKEIKKQLTEKFISVLKDGGYFFLGNTEFLFNPGRYGLNKEYLSFYRKED
- a CDS encoding chemotaxis response regulator protein-glutamate methylesterase — translated: MKKVLVIDDSAFMRRLFTKTINNDPELEVIDTARNGKKGLEKIKKLNPDVITLDVEMPVKNGLETLEEIVKMDDPVQVIMVSAVDNRETVLTALDLGAFDFIPKPSGSISLNIDDIKESLVQKLKTAANYKGSKVKDKDDFKKPEPVTYKKPKRKIKKTKGDFPIIAVGSSSGGPKALKKFITAFPNDFPGAIIIVQHMPAGFTKSLADRLDQESNLNVKEAEENDSLKPGLTLIAPGGKHLEFDQKGKITLNKKDTKWGVRPCVDYMMETLAPIYKENIIGVILTGMGHDGAEGMEEIKKYNGYGIVEDKSTALVYGMPSSTIKKGAYDDILPLNEIPAQITDIIERRF
- the metG gene encoding methionine--tRNA ligase; its protein translation is MMQLSKNTFYVTTPIYYPSAKLHIGHAYTTVAADTIAKFKKMQGYDTKFLTGSDEHGQKIERKAEEANKEPQKYVDEIVSTFKELWTELGVDYDYFVRTTDKDHERIVQEIFQKLYDKGDIYKDKYEGWYCVPCESFWTERQLGEEKVCPDCGRPVEWVEEESYFFKLSKYADKLLKHIENHPEFIQPETRRNEMINFIKDGLDDLSVSRKTFDWGVEVPFDKEHIIYVWIDALSNYITAINYLEDKEEFEHYWPADVHIVGKDILRFHTIYWPIILMALDLPLPKQVFGHGWLLTKTGKMSKSVGNVVDPIRLIDDFGRDAIRYYLMREISFGTDGTYSTEALITRINSDLANDLGNLLNRTVSMVEQYFDSEIPEPVKSTATEVDQNLKETAFKTIDIVEEKMNDLKFTVALEELWNFVRRTNKYIDQTTPWILAREDDKKERLATVLYNLLEALRIIGGALKPFMKETPAEILKQIGYEKNIEEIAWNDLKEWGKLESGNKVKKGDPIFPRIDMEEYFEGVENDMVEEKTEDKKEEIEKNLVSFSDFQDVNLKVAKVLEAEEIEDSNKLVKLQLELGDEKRQVVAGIKNYYEVDELIGKKIVIVANLEPAKIFGYESNGMLLAASNNNGDMSLLTIDKDIESGSDIS
- a CDS encoding redox-sensing transcriptional repressor Rex, producing MKSRDSIPKATIERLPLYYRCLDKLAKFENEDVVSSKELGGRLDIPSTQVRKDLSYYGEFGRRGVGYNVHDLKKSVGKILGVDKCWSAVLMGAGNLGRALVNYGGFNKIGMNITHVLDLDLDKIGNKIGDITVQSTQELEKIVENEDVKLGIITVPSEAAQTVANELVEAGIKAIWNFAPTRLYVPDDVVVRNEDLAVGIVSLIYHLSWNEEENQEQLSEDQQD